One Sparus aurata chromosome 5, fSpaAur1.1, whole genome shotgun sequence genomic window carries:
- the arhgap25 gene encoding rho GTPase-activating protein 25, with protein sequence MSLKLPRNWDFSTFKAETARIARSKSVIPGEGGSGPGSPRSSRSMERPLKAGWLKKQQRSLVKNWQQRYFVLRGSTLTYHKDDKETTVQGVIQLRFSKVNELPPNSDDPGKYLFEIIPRTTGDRERCPYVFMANSQSDMEEWVRTLRRVIGVPTSGVFGKGLMDTVTYEQRFGPHTVPILVQKCVEFIKEHGLDEEGIFRLPGQDNAVKQFRDAFDAGERPSFPSDTDVHTVASLLKLYLRELPEPVVPWTQYQDFLDCTNMLDTSSSEGWDKLDKQIALLPKTNYNLLSYVCRFLFEVQLHSKVNKMNVENLATVMGINLLKPQIEDPITVMKATPQIQKLMTVMIRQHETLFPLSKDVLPSPPSKKAESQKNTPRSFVGWESAEMGDASLSESPEEEDDIDSPGPDRGSCSPQYTPQEPLSPSSDDWAGSPRKRTQTLPTFNCPLTGMAAKTEALNRWSRIQESTEEKSGTFAEDIFKILDLRSSGSLFGGSQISNKEGEDRLTARRGSDNTGSSTAGSEKPNSDSRPAPVLTHQKSVGSLTVSGSVQQVNSKSEQKKENQQLIDSLQQENKELRATVAELQSALEADRRRVAALEICLRNAERSRDEAQRRNEELQRDVQQFLTKQPQAPT encoded by the exons ATGTCTCTGAAACTACCTCGCAACTGGGACTTCAGCACCTTCAAGGCTGAGACAGCTCGGATAG CACGATCCAAGAGCGTGATACCTGGAGAGGGAGGCTCCGGGCCGGGCTCACCACGCTCCTCCAGGTCCATGGAGAGGCCGCTGAAGGCTGGCTGGCTCAAGAAACAGCAGAGGAGTTTAGTCAAGAACTGGCAGCAGCGCTACTTTGTGTTGAGGGGCAGCACTTTGACCTACCACAAAGATGACAAGGAGACCACAGTCCAG GGAGTCATCCAGCTGCGCTTCAGCAAAGTTAATGAGCTCCCCCCAAACTCTGATGATCCTGGGAAATACCTCTTTGAGATCATACCAC GTACGACCGGAGACAGAGAGCGGTGTCCCTATGTGTTCATGGCAAACTCCCAGAGTGACATGGAGGAATGGGTCCGCACTCTGCGCAGAGTCATCGGAGTGCCAACAAGCGGAG TTTTTGGAAAGGGTCTCATGGACACGGTAACATATGAGCAACGTTTTGGGCCTCACACGGTGCCAATCCTGGTGCAGAAGTGTGTGGAGTTCATAAAAGAGCACGGCTTGGACGAGGAGGGCATCTTCCGCCTCCCGGGTCAGGACAATGCTGTGAAACAGTTCAGAGACGCCTTTGATGCAGGAGAGAGGCCCTCCTTCCCCAG TGACACAGATGTCCACACGGTGGCGTCACTGCTCAAGCTGTACCTGCGGGAGCTGCCTGAGCCTGTGGTGCCCTGGACTCAGTACCAAGACTTCCTGGACTGCACCAACATGCTGGACACCAGCAGCTCAGAG GGTTGGGACAAGCTGGACAAACAGATTGCTCTCCTCCCCAAAACCAACTACAACCTTCTCAGTTATGTCTGCCG GTTTTTGTTTGAGGTGCAGCTGCACTCCAAGGTGAATAAGATGAATGTGGAGAACTTGGCTACAGTGATGGGGATTAACCTGCTCAAACCTCAGATAGAGGACCCAATCACTGTGATGAAGG cgACTCCACAGATCCAGAAGCTGATGACAGTGATGATCAGACAGCATGAgactctgtttcctctctccaaAGACGtgctcccctcccctccctcaaAGAAGGCGGAAAGCCAGAAGAACACTCCCCGGAGCTTCGTGGGCTGGGAGTCCGCAGAG ATGGGCGATGCATCTCTGTCTGAGTCtccagaagaggaggatgacaTTGACAGTCCAGGTCCAgacagaggaagctgcagccCCCAGTACACCCCTCAGGAGCCTCTCTCCCCTTCCTCAGACGACTGGGCCGGAAGTCCCCGCAAACGTACTCAGACCCTGCCCACCTTCAACTGTCCTCTCACCGGGATGGCAGCCAAGACGGAAGCCCTCAACCGGTGGAGTCGCATTCAGGAGAGCACCGAGGAGAAGAGTGGGACATTTGCTGAGGATATTTTTAAGATACTGGACTTGAGGAGTTCAGGTTCATTGTTCGGCGGGTCTCAGATCAGtaacaaagagggagaggataGGTTAACAGCCCGGAGAGGAAGTGATAACACAGGTTCTTCTACTGCTGGCTCCGAAAAGCCTAACAGTGACTCCAGGCCTGCCCCGGTGCTCACTCATCAGAAGAGTGTtgggagcctgacagtgagcgGTTCAGTTCAGCAGGTCAACAGCAAGTctgagcagaagaaagaaaaccagCAGCTGATAGACAG TCTGCAGCAAGAGAACAAGGAGCTGAGGGCCACGGTGGCAGAGCTCCAGTCTGCTCTGGAGGCAGATCGCCGCCGTGTGGCCGCTCTGGAGATCTGCCTGAGAAATGCTGAGCGCAGCCGAGACGAGGCTCAGAGACGCAACGAGGAGCTGCAAAGAGACGTTCAGCAGTTCCTCACCAAACAGCCACAAGCTCCCACCTAA